A genome region from Populus alba chromosome 5, ASM523922v2, whole genome shotgun sequence includes the following:
- the LOC118057075 gene encoding large ribosomal subunit protein eL42 codes for MVNVPKTKKTYCKNKECKKHTLHKVTQYKKGKDSLAAQGKRRYDRKQSGYGGQTKPVFHKKAKTTKKIVLRLQCQACKHVSQHAIKRCKHFEIGGDKKGKGTSLF; via the exons ATG GTGAACGTTCCTAAGACTAAGAAGACCTACTGCAAGAACAAGGAGTGCAAAAAGCACACATTGCACAAGGTCACTCAGTACAAAAAGGGGAAGGATAGCCTTGCTGCTCAGGGGAAACGTCGTTATGATCGCAAGCAATCTGGTTATGGAGGTCAGACAAAACCAGTGTTTCACAAgaag GCaaagacaacaaagaaaattgtgTTGAGGCTGCAATGCCAGGCATGCAAACACGTGTCTCAGCACGCAATCAAG AGGTGCAAGCACTTTGAGATTGGTGGAGACAAGAAGGGAAAGGGAACATCTCTGTTCTAA
- the LOC118057074 gene encoding ATP-dependent Clp protease proteolytic subunit 2, mitochondrial: MKALFSTTKLITSTTKPKPSFLLSPKTSTTRAYSLIPMVIEHSSRGERAYDIFSRLLKERIVCINGPINDDTSNVVVAQLLFLESENPSKPIHMYLNSPGGHVTAGLAIYDTMQYIRSPVNTICLGQAASMASLLLASGAKGERKALPNATIMIHQPSGGYSGQAKDLTIHTKQIVRVWDALNQLYCKHTGKPIDVIQKNMDRDYFMTPEEAKEFGIIDEVIDQRPMTLVTDAVGDESKQKGST; this comes from the exons ATGAAAGCCCTCTTCTCCACCACCAAGCTCATCACTTCCACAACTAAACCAAAACCCTCTTTTCTCTTGTCCCCCAAAACCTCTACCACTAGAGCTTATAGTCTCATCCCAATGGTTATTGAACACTCTTCAAGAGGAGAAAGAGCTTATGATATCTTTTCTAGGCTTTTAAAAGAGAGAATTGTCTGTATTAATGGCCCCATTAATGATGATACTTCTAATGTTGTTGTTGCTCAGCTTTTGTTTCTTGAGTCTGAGAATCCTTCTAAGCCTATTCATATGTATCTGAATTCTCCTGGTGGACATGTTACCGCAG GTCTTGCTATTTATGATACAATGCAGTACATAAGGTCTCCAGTTAATACCATTTGTTTGGGTCAAGCTGCATCTATGGCTTCCCTCCTTTTGGCTTCTGGGGCTAAGGGTGAGAGGAAGGCACTTCCAAATGCAACAATTATGATTCATCAGCCATCAGGTGGGTACAGCGGACAGGCAAAGGATTTGACAATTCACACCAAGCAGATAGTTCGGGTCTGGGATGCACTGAATCAACTGTACTGCAAGCATACAGGGAAGCCAATTGATGTAATTCAGAAGAATATGGATAGAGATTATTTTATGACCCCAGAAGAGGCAAAggaatttggaattattgatgaGGTGATTGATCAAAGACCCATGACTCTGGTGACTGATGCTGTTGGCGATGAAAGTAAACAAAAGGGTTCGACCTAG
- the LOC118057077 gene encoding ENHANCER OF AG-4 protein 2, whose amino-acid sequence MAPGRKKGANNKKVQLRLGDLVLAKVKGYPSWPAKISRPEDWKRAPDAKKVFVYFFGTQEIAFVAPSDIQVFTNEVKNKLSARCQSKKDKFFSQAVKEICAAFEELQKGKSSGLGDNTDRSAPGSEAPSVDSMEEDEAEDDLNEDMGKVGQSGEVWNLGREFSSKLERCSSRQDEAGSEDMKPSVSGDADDSSSPGISSEKKVKMLDGAQPQEVLSSSSLDNVCCVKVEASCNGNLDLNCIKNLGTGERAWTNPHESKKVFSGAERKLECNSREQVIGGEKGKLASGSLKDPPPGPPKSELEANGGRKVKEPSKAKKGTMVSDEKHENKVFQKKRRAQPDYGKSELEATENANPAKKSKRVDVADDITKGPFSENMSVSPSSNVVDDQAAKRSMAHGKREILLGLRARSDKAKSDAFAQTSKVKSNLSSQPGKVKSGTSAKMSKVDSDASAQTVKVKSDASAQWGNTNADVSVQISKVKLDSTAEIGKAKPDVPDPMSKAKSDVSNDEAVLPVLKRRRRAMEAMCDAAALNTDDRMEKNALELKSDMVSINARVSITQQPKRRRAVCLYDNDDEDEEPKTPIHGGAAKNGREPVSVSDASKRTNARIESSVNQQQRNSINAQTSIKDSTGLENIHSKESSLMLQNNPRSPSYPKTVKRNDTHISPSPGKSEPEQLLSKEAKPITTTPKRSPHLLSATKPIVEQHKAINPAVKVSTPGTQKKAQAGPGKVSGPVLDSSNASQNHAPSQKSRAAFSGERPKSTPKATSQMSNLTVAVGALSELEVGMADRPTFLVDSKTPDSVTSMKHLIAAAQEKRRQAHLQSFPIGNPAFIALNNAQGRSPSSSPSQLFLSGTSNAAQADMQGFYHRTDFVSPSTHGHQSASHDQVEGEEIEEQRVSSGHRAAGGSLSGGTEAAVARDAFEGMIETLSRTKESIGRATRLAIDCAKYGIANEVVELLIRKLESEPSFHRKVDIFFLVDSITQCSHNQKGIAGASYVPTVQAALPRLLGAAAPAGASARENRRQCLKVLRLWLERKILPESVLRRYMDDIGGSNEDTSSGFSLRRPSRAERAIDDPIREMDGMLVDEYGSNATFQLPGFLSSHVFEDDDEDFPSSPFKEGDGVLGVTGSIHALGDLEICTATPSDRRHCILEDVDVELEMEDVSGHQKDERPSSTGGSFEMEPQQHCSDGPEPALNDSVELLPLPDDSPPPPPDSPPPPPPLPTSPPPPPPLPLPPPPSTSPAPPPPPPPPPPPPPSQPPPPLPPVPTMALQPPVPTQPLLPAKPIQPSHSSVQSSPQLAYQQAVPHEYCTTPNSNQIVQMAGGTPHGNHMFLNPQAPQQNPHFQPVNAPFPQRPLHPNLAQTASGHFSFTKPLIQQHPQHPYPRPYPMLSHPDGRPRFPTDEQWRLPSSEYADGQHGAWMSGRNPSHAGPSFGQEGYFRPPPPNNMGFQVAPTNNLPAGAPIPGHGVSQMLPCRPDMPSLNCWRPAQ is encoded by the exons ATGGCTCCGGGGCGTAAAAAGGGAGCGAATAATAAGAAAGTTCAGTTGCGTTTGGGTGATCTTGTGCTTGCTAAAGTCAAGGGTTACCCTTCTTGGCCTGCGAAG ATTAGTCGGCCTGAAGATTGGAAACGAGCCCCTGATGCTAAGAAAGTTTTTGTCTATTTCTTTGGAACTCAAGAAAT TGCTTTTGTTGCCCCTTCTGATATTCAGGTATTCACAAATGAAGTAAAGAATAAACTGTCGGCTCGGTGTCAGAGTAAGAAAGATAAGTTCTTTTCCCAAGCTGTGAAGGAAATCTGTGCAGCATTTGAAGAGTTGCAGAAGGGAAAGTCAAGTGGATTGGGAGATAATACTGATAGATCAGCACCAGGATCTGAGGCTCCATCTGTTGATTCAATGGAAGAGGATGAGGCAGAGGATGACTTGAATGAGGACATGGGTAAAGTTGGACAAAGTGGAGAAGTGTGGAATTTAGGACGTGAATTTAGTTCTAAGTTAGAGCGTTGCTCCAGTAGACAAGATGAAGCAGGCTCCGAAGATATGAAGCCTTCCGTATCAGGTGATGCAGATGACAGTTCATCCCCAGGTATATCTTCTGAAAAGAAGGTTAAAATGCTTGATGGTGCACAACCACAAGAAGTATTATCTTCTTCCAGTTTGGATAATGTTTGCTGTGTAAAAGTTGAAGCCTCTTGTAACGGAAATCTGGATCTTAATTGCATTAAGAACCTGGGTACTGGTGAGAGAGCATGGACAAATCCCCATGAGTctaagaaagtgttttctgggGCTGAGAGAAAATTGGAATGCAACTCCAGGGAACAAGTTATAGGCGGAGAAAAAGGCAAGCTTGCTAGTGGCAGTCTAAAAGATCCCCCCCCAGGTCCTCCTAAATCAGAATTAGAAGCCAACGGTGGTAGAAAAGTAAAAGAACCATCAAAAGCCAAGAAGGGTACTATGGTGTCtgatgaaaaacatgaaaataaggtTTTTCAAAAGAAGAGGCGTGCCCAACCTGATTATGGAAAATCCGAGCTTGAAGCAACTGAAAATGCAAATCCTGCTAAGAAATCAAAGCGTGTAGATGTGGCAGATGATATTACCAAGGGACCTTTCTCAGAAAACATGAGTGTTTCACCAAGCTCAAATGTTGTTGATGACCAAGCAGCCAAACGGTCCATGGCACATGGAAAAAGGGAGATCCTTTTGGGATTAAGAGCCCGAAGCGACAAAGCTAAATCAGATGCTTTTGCCCAAACTAGCAAAGTTAAATCTAATCTTTCTTCTCAACCAGGTAAGGTTAAATCTGGTACATCTGCCAAGATGAGTAAAGTTGATAGTGATGCGTCTGCCCAAACAGTTAAAGTCAAAAGTGATGCTTCTGCACAATGGGGTAACACTAATGCTGATGTATCTGTTCAAATAAGTAAAGTCAAACTTGATTCGACTGCTGAAATTGGCAAAGCTAAACCTGATGTTCCTGATCCAATGAGTAAAGCCAAATCTGATGTTTCAAATGATGAAGCTGTGCTGCCTGTATTAAAACGTCGTAGACGGGCAATGGAGGCAATGTGTGATGCTGCTGCTCTCAATACCGATGACAGAATGGAGAAAAATGCTCTCGAGCTAAAGAGTGATATGGTTTCTATTAATGCGAGAGTTTCCATTACCCAACAGCCCAAAAGGCGAAGAGCTGTTTGCCTTTATGAcaatgatgatgaagatgaggaACCCAAAACTCCTATTCATGGAGGGGCTGCCAAAAATGGCAGAGAACCTGTTTCTGTTTCTGATGCTTCCAAGAGAACTAATGCACGAATTGAAAGTTCTGTTAATCAACAACAACGAAACTCTATTAACGCTCAGACAAGTATCAAGGATTCTACTGGGTTAGAGAATATCCATTCCAAGGAATCATCTTTGATGTTACAGAACAATCCTCGTTCGCCCAGCTATCCAAAAACTGTGAAGAGGAATGATACACATATCTCTCCAAGTCCTGGCAAATCAGAGCCTGAGCAGTTACTGTCAAAGGAGgcaaaaccaatcacaactaccCCTAAGAGGTCTCCTCATCTGCTTTCTGCAACCAAACCAATTGTGGAACAGCATAAAGCTATCAACCCTGCAGTTAAAGTTTCCACTCCTGGCACTCAAAAAAAGGCCCAGGCTGGACCTGGCAAGGTTTCAGGTCCTGTTTTGGATAGTTCAAACGCTTCTCAAAATCATGCGCCAAGTCAAAAAAGTAGAGCAGCTTTTTCTGGGGAAAGGCCAAAAAGTACTCCTAAAGCAACTTCACAAATGAGTAACCTGACTGTTGCAGTGGGTGCTTTATCAGA ACTGGAAGTTGGTATGGCTGATAGACCCACCTTTTTGGTCGATTCTAAGACTCCAGATTCTGTTACATCTATGAAACATCTCATTGCTGCTGCTCAAGAAAAAAGGAGACAGGCTCACTTGCAATCCTTTCCTATTGGAAACCCTGCCTTTATAGCTCTCAACAACGCTCAGGGAAGGAGCCCCAGCTCCTCGCCAAGCCAACTTTTTTTATCTGGTACTAGCAATGCTGCACAGGCAGATATGCAGGGCTTTTATCATCGCACAGATTTTGTTTCTCCATCTACACATGGTCACCAATCAGCATCACATGACCAAGTGGAAGGTGAAGAAATCGAGGAGCAGAGAGTTAGTTCTGGACACAGGGCTGCTGGAGGTTCACTGAGTGGTGGTACTGAGGCTGCTGTGGCCCGCGATGCTTTTGAAGGGATGATAGAGACTTTATCAAGGACGAAAGAAAGTATTGGACGTGCAACTCGCCTTGCCATTGATTGTGCCAAGTATGGCATTGCAAATGAG GTTGTGGAGCTTTTAATCCGAAAATTGGAAAGTGAGCCCAGTTTCCACCGCAAAGTGGACATATTTTTTCTTGTGGACTCCATCACCCAGTGTTCACATAATCAAAAAG GTATCGCTGGAGCTTCGTATGTCCCGACAGTGCAAGCGGCATTACCACGCCTTCTCGGCGCTGCTGCTCCAGCAGGAGCTAGTGCTCGGGAAAATCGTCGTCAGTGTTTAaag GTCTTAAGATTGTGGCTTGAGAGAAAAATCTTGCCTGAATCTGTTTTGAGGCGCTATATGGATGATATTGGAGGTTCAAATGAAGATACCTCTTCTGGATTTTCCCTCAGACGTCCATCCCGAGCTGAACGAGCTATAGATGATCCAATCAGGGAAATGGATGGCATGCTTGTTGATGAATATGGAAG TAATGCTACATTTCAGTTGCCTGGCTTTTTATCTTCTCATGTGTTTGAGGATGATGACGAGGACTTCCCTAGCAGCCCATTTAAGGAAGGTGATGGTGTGTTGGGAGTGACAGGATCAATCCATGCTTTAGGAGATTTAGAAATATGTACTGCTACTCCAAGTGACAGGCGACATTGCATCTTAGAGGATGTGGACGTGGAACTTGAAATGGAAGATGTGTCTGGacaccaaaaggatgaaagacctTCATCCACAGGTGGTTCTTTTGAAATGGAACCACAGCAGCATTGCTCAGATGGACCAGAACCTGCATTAAATGATTCTGTTGAGTTGCTTCCTCTACCAGATGATTCTCCACCACCGCCTCCTGATTCTCCTCCTCCACCCCCGCCTTTGCCTACCTCtccaccaccaccgccaccacTACCACTACCACCTCCACCCTCAACATCTCCagcacctccacctccaccgccacctccacctccacctcctccaTCGCAACCACCACCTCCTCTTCCTCCTGTGCCAACTATGGCACTGCAACCACCTGTACCAACTCAACCTTTGTTACCAGCCAAACCAATACAACCATCTCATTCATCTGTACAGTCCTCCCCTCAGTTGGCATATCAACAAGCTGTACCTCATGAATACTGCACTACACCCAAT AGTAATCAAATTGTCCAAATGGCTGGCGGTACTCCTCACGGGAATCACATGTTTTTAAACCCTCAAGCTCCTCAACAAAATCCACATTTTCAGCCGGTTAATGCACCTTTTCCACAAAGACCACTGCATCCAAACCTGGCACAAACTGCATCTGGTCATTTCTCATTTACAAAGCCTCTAATTCAGCAGCATCCTCAGCATCCTTATCCCCGTCCGTACCCTATGCTATCACATCCTGATGGACGGCCACGATTTCCTACTGATGAACAGTGGAGGTTGCCTTCAAGCGAATATGCAGATGGTCAGCATGGTGCATGGATGAGTGGAAGAAATCCATCACATGCAGGGCCTTCTTTTGGCCAGGAAG GTTACTTTCGGCCACCACCTCCAAATaatatgggatttcaggttgctCCCACCAATAATTTACCTGCTGGAGCTCCCATTCCAG GTCATGGTGTTTCACAGATGTTGCCATGTAGACCAGACATGCCTTCCCTTAACTGCTGGAGGCCAGCTCAATAA